The Oncorhynchus keta strain PuntledgeMale-10-30-2019 chromosome 17, Oket_V2, whole genome shotgun sequence genome has a window encoding:
- the LOC118396354 gene encoding AP-3 complex subunit beta-2 isoform X9 translates to MSASSAFNDEKGGSSNVGEPEYGHDPASGGIFSSDYKRHDDLKEMLDSNKDSLKLEAMKRIVAMIARGKNASDLFPAVVKNVACKNIEVKKLVYVYLVRYAEEQQDLALLSISTFQRGLKDPNQLIRASALRVLSSIRVTIIVPIMMLAIKEAASDMSPYVRKTAAHAIPKLYSLDPEQKDCLIEVIEKLLADKTTLVAGSVVMAFEEVCPERIDLIHKNYRKLCNLLIDVEEWGQVVIINMLTRYARTQFLNPNMNESLLEEGGGEKAFYGSDNDDDTDDEEDKEEKEKKKTEATAIVKRKPYVMDPDHRLLLRNTKPLLQSRNAAVVMAVAQLYFHLAPKAEVGVIAKALVRLMRSHSEVQYVVLQNVATMSIKRRGMFEPYLKSFYIRSTDPTQIKVLKLEVLTNLANETNISTILREFQTYIKSNDKDFVAATIQAIGRCATNIGEVRDTCLNGLVQLLSNRDELVVAESVVVIKKLLQMQPEQHSDIIKHMAKLTDNIQVPMARASILWLIGEYCEHVPKIAPDVLRKMAKTFTNEEDIVKLQIINLAAKLYLTNSKQTKLLTQYVLNLAKYDQNYDIRDRARFIRQLIVPTDKSGALSKYAKKLFLALKPAPVLESPFKDRDHFQLGSLSHLLNAKAGGYQVLPDWPEAAPDPSVRNVEVKESVPEWTKCSSREKRKEKKADKPFYSDSEGESGPTESADSASDTASGSESGSGSEESGSGSESEESNEESESASDEDEEEEGKKKKKNVEKIKARKPVPESESEPSSGEDVKKSEKKSKPRIGSSESESEEDDDSESESSESEEEESEEESEEETKKKKKTTASKPPSKPPKKENKKEKKEMSLLDFDDFDPAPSPSQVTPLNNFLSSSLVTDLEGLSLTDNVLSPTTIVPSGNLKTYELLHRITGEGLSVEYCFSRQPFSPDPHMVAVKIQFTNSATSEAKSLHMEDAKLQSGMRIKEFPEIEVLPAGETVSVVMGIDFCDSTQAANFQLCTHTRKFFVSIQPPVGELMMPIFMTENEFKKEQEMLLQSLGQLMGMNEITEKLTLEEKCQGEHAVVQRVTTAANLSRVPCGSDKECSPPVPPPPFPIHRFAGKTVTSGSLVLVSVVTKEDGAAQLTVNCEKMVIGTMLVKDILQALTQ, encoded by the exons ATGATCGCCAGAGGGAAGAATGCCTCGGACCTCTTCCCAGCAGTGGTGAAGAATGTGGCCTGCAAGAACATCGAG gtgaagaagctggtCTATGTGTACCTGGTGCGCTATGCTGAGGAGCAGCAGGATCTGGCTCTGCTCTCCATTTCAACCTTTCAGAGAGGCCTGAAG gACCCTAACCAGTTGATCCGGGCCAGTGCTCTGCGTGTGCTCTCCAGCATCAGAGTCACCATTATTGTCCCTATCATGATGCTGGCCATCAAAGAGGCTGCCTCCGACATGTCCCCCTATGTGAGGAAGACGGCAGCTCACGCCATCCCCAAACTCTACAG cTTGGACCCAGAGCAGAAGGACTGTCTGATTGAGGTCATTGAGAAGCTCTTGGCTGATAAAACCACA CTAGTGGCAGGTAGTGTTGTCATGGCCTTTGAGGAGGTGTGTCCTGAGCGCATAGACCTGATCCATAAGAACTACCGTAAACTGTGTAACCTGCTGATCGACGTGGAGGAGTGGGGTCAGGTGGTCATCATCAACATGCTCACTCGCTACGCCCGGACGCAGTTCCTCAACCCCAACATGAAC gaATCCCTGTTGGAGGAGGGTGGTGGAGAGAAGGCCTTCTATGGCTCTGATAATGATGATGACACCGATGATGAGGAagacaaagaggagaaggagaagaagaagactgAGGCGACTGCCATTGTCAAGAGGAAGCCTTATGTGATGGACCCAGACCACCGGCTACTGTTGAGGAATACCAAGCCCCTACTGCAGAGTCGAAACGCAGCA gtGGTGATGGCTGTGGCTCAGCTATATTTCCACCTGGCACCCAAAGCGGAGGTAGGCGTCATTGCCAAGGCTCTGGTGCGCCTCATGAGGAGTCACAG TGAAGTGCAATATGTCGTCCTTCAGAATGTGGCAACGATGTCCATCAAGAGAAGG GGGATGTTTGAGCCCTATCTGAAGAGTTTCTACATCCGCTCCACAGACCCAACCCAAATTAAAGTCCTCAAG CTGGAGGTTTTGACCAATTTGGCCAACGAGACAAATATATCCACCATCCTGAGAGAATTTCAG ACGTACATTAAAAGCAATGATAAGGACTTTGTGGCAGCCACCATCCAGGCCATCGGCCGCTGTGCCACCAACATTGGGGAGGTGAGGGACACCTGTCTCAACGGCCTGGTGCAGCTGCTCTCCAACCGCGATG AGTTAGTAGTGGCCGAGTCGGTGGTGGTGATTAAGAAGCTGCTGCAGATGCAGCCCGAGCAGCACAGTGACATCATCAAGCACATGGCCAAACTCACCGACAACATCCAG GTGCCCATGGCGCGGGCCAGTATCCTGTGGTTGATCGGGGAGTATTGCGAGCACGTTCCCAAGATCGCTCCGGATGTCCTGAGGAAGATGGCCAAGACCTTCACCAATGAGGAAGACATCGTCAAGCTGCAGATCATCAACCTGGCTGCCAAACTCTACCTGACCAACTCCAAACAG acAAAACTGCTCACTCAGTACGTGCTGAACCTGGCCAAGTACGACCAGAACTATGACATTCGCGACCGGGCACGCTTCATCCGCCAGCTCATCGTGCCCACTGACAAGAGTGGTGCCCTCAGCAAGTATGCCAAGAAGCTGTTCCTGGCCCTTAAGCCTGCGCCCGTCCTCGAATCTCCATTTAAAG ATCGAGACCACTTCCAGCTGGGCTCGTTGTCCCACCTACTGAATGCCAAGGCCGGCGGCTACCAGGTGCTGCCTGACTGGCCCGAGGCCGCCCCAGACCCCTCTGTGCGCAACGTGGAGGTGAAGGAGTCT GTGCCGGAGTGGACCAAGTGCAGCAGCCGTGAGAAAAGGAAAGAAAAGAAGGCGGACAAGCCATTCTACTCTGACTCGGAGGGCGAGTCTGGCCCGACCGAGTCTGCTGACAGTG CCTCAGACACAGCCAGCGGCTCAGAGAGTGGCAGTGGCAGTGAGGAGAGCGGCTCGGGATCCGAGAGTGAGGAGAGCAACGAGGAGTCTGAGTCTGCAAGCGATgaggacgaggaggaagaggggaagaagaaaaagaagaatgTGGAGAAGATCAAAGCAAGGAAACCAGTTCCAGAAAGTGAAAG TGAGCCGAGCAGTGGAGAGGATGTGAAGAAAAGTGAGAAGAAGAGCAAACCGCGGATTGGTAGCTCCGAGTCAGAATCCGAGGAGGACGACGATAGTGAGTCAGAGAGCAGcgagtcagaggaggaggagtcagaagaggagtcagaggaggagaCCAAGAAGAAAAAGAAG ACCACAGCATCTAAACCTCCATCCAAACCACCCAAAAAAGAGAacaagaaagaaaagaaagaaatgtCTCTGCTTGATTTTGATGACT TTGACCCCGCTCCATCTCCGTCTCAAGTCACGCCCCTCAACAACTTCCTGTCCAGCAGCCTAGTGACAGATCTGGAGGGCTTGTCCCTGACCGACAATGTTCTGTCCCCTACG ACCATCGTCCCATCCGGCAATCTGAAGACCTACGAGCTGCTCCACCGTATCACCGGCGAGGGCCTGTCAGTGGAGTACTGCTTCAGCCGCCAGCCGTTCAGCCCCGACCCGCACATGGTGGCAGTCAAAATCCAGTTCACCAACAGCGCCACCTCCGAGGCCAAGAGCCTGCACATGGAGGACGCCAAGTTGCAATCAGGCATGAGGATCAAAGAGTTCCCTGAGATCG AGGTGTTACCTGCTGGCGAGACTGTCAGCGTGGTGATGGGCATCGATTTCTGTGATTCCACACAGGCAGCCAACTTCCAGCTCTG CACTCACACCAGGAAGTTCTTTGTGTCGATCCAGCCACCGGTTGGAGAGCTGATGATGCCAATCTTTATGACAGAAAATGAGTTCAAAAAGGAGCAAG AGATGCTATTACAAAGTCTAG GTCAGTTGATGGGCATGAATGAGATCACAGAGAAGCTGACCCTGGAGGAGAAGTGTCAGGGCGAGCACGCTGTCGTTCAAAGGGTCACCACTGCCGCCAACCTCAGCCGAGTGCCCTGTGGCTCAGACAAGGAGTGCAG CCCTCCTGTACCTCCTCCCCCATTTCCGATTCACAGGTTCGCTGGGAAGACGGTGACCAGTGGCAGCCTTGTACTGGTCAGTGTGGTCACCAAAGAGGACGGGGCCGCCCAGCTGACGGTCAACTGTGAGAAAATGGTGATTGGCACGATGCTGGTCAAGGACATCCTTCAGGCCCTCACACAGTGA
- the LOC118396354 gene encoding AP-3 complex subunit beta-2 isoform X8 yields the protein MSASSAFNDEKGGSSNVGEPEYGHDPASGGIFSSDYKRHDDLKEMLDSNKDSLKLEAMKRIVAMIARGKNASDLFPAVVKNVACKNIEVKKLVYVYLVRYAEEQQDLALLSISTFQRGLKDPNQLIRASALRVLSSIRVTIIVPIMMLAIKEAASDMSPYVRKTAAHAIPKLYSLDPEQKDCLIEVIEKLLADKTTLVAGSVVMAFEEVCPERIDLIHKNYRKLCNLLIDVEEWGQVVIINMLTRYARTQFLNPNMNESLLEEGGGEKAFYGSDNDDDTDDEEDKEEKEKKKTEATAIVKRKPYVMDPDHRLLLRNTKPLLQSRNAAVVMAVAQLYFHLAPKAEVGVIAKALVRLMRSHSEVQYVVLQNVATMSIKRRGMFEPYLKSFYIRSTDPTQIKVLKLEVLTNLANETNISTILREFQTYIKSNDKDFVAATIQAIGRCATNIGEVRDTCLNGLVQLLSNRDELVVAESVVVIKKLLQMQPEQHSDIIKHMAKLTDNIQVPMARASILWLIGEYCEHVPKIAPDVLRKMAKTFTNEEDIVKLQIINLAAKLYLTNSKQTKLLTQYVLNLAKYDQNYDIRDRARFIRQLIVPTDKSGALSKYAKKLFLALKPAPVLESPFKDRDHFQLGSLSHLLNAKAGGYQVLPDWPEAAPDPSVRNVEVKESVITLLERVTTLTSVPEWTKCSSREKRKEKKADKPFYSDSEGESGPTESADSASDTASGSESGSGSEESGSGSESEESNEESESASDEDEEEEGKKKKKNVEKIKARKPVPESESEPSSGEDVKKSEKKSKPRIGSSESESEEDDDSESESSESEEEESEEESEEETKKKKKTTASKPPSKPPKKENKKEKKEMSLLDFDDFDPAPSPSQVTPLNNFLSSSLVTDLEGLSLTDNVLSPTTIVPSGNLKTYELLHRITGEGLSVEYCFSRQPFSPDPHMVAVKIQFTNSATSEAKSLHMEDAKLQSGMRIKEFPEIEVLPAGETVSVVMGIDFCDSTQAANFQLCTHTRKFFVSIQPPVGELMMPIFMTENEFKKEQEMLLQSLGQLMGMNEITEKLTLEEKCQGEHAVVQRVTTAANLSRVPCGSDKECSPPVPPPPFPIHRFAGKTVTSGSLVLVSVVTKEDGAAQLTVNCEKMVIGTMLVKDILQALTQ from the exons ATGATCGCCAGAGGGAAGAATGCCTCGGACCTCTTCCCAGCAGTGGTGAAGAATGTGGCCTGCAAGAACATCGAG gtgaagaagctggtCTATGTGTACCTGGTGCGCTATGCTGAGGAGCAGCAGGATCTGGCTCTGCTCTCCATTTCAACCTTTCAGAGAGGCCTGAAG gACCCTAACCAGTTGATCCGGGCCAGTGCTCTGCGTGTGCTCTCCAGCATCAGAGTCACCATTATTGTCCCTATCATGATGCTGGCCATCAAAGAGGCTGCCTCCGACATGTCCCCCTATGTGAGGAAGACGGCAGCTCACGCCATCCCCAAACTCTACAG cTTGGACCCAGAGCAGAAGGACTGTCTGATTGAGGTCATTGAGAAGCTCTTGGCTGATAAAACCACA CTAGTGGCAGGTAGTGTTGTCATGGCCTTTGAGGAGGTGTGTCCTGAGCGCATAGACCTGATCCATAAGAACTACCGTAAACTGTGTAACCTGCTGATCGACGTGGAGGAGTGGGGTCAGGTGGTCATCATCAACATGCTCACTCGCTACGCCCGGACGCAGTTCCTCAACCCCAACATGAAC gaATCCCTGTTGGAGGAGGGTGGTGGAGAGAAGGCCTTCTATGGCTCTGATAATGATGATGACACCGATGATGAGGAagacaaagaggagaaggagaagaagaagactgAGGCGACTGCCATTGTCAAGAGGAAGCCTTATGTGATGGACCCAGACCACCGGCTACTGTTGAGGAATACCAAGCCCCTACTGCAGAGTCGAAACGCAGCA gtGGTGATGGCTGTGGCTCAGCTATATTTCCACCTGGCACCCAAAGCGGAGGTAGGCGTCATTGCCAAGGCTCTGGTGCGCCTCATGAGGAGTCACAG TGAAGTGCAATATGTCGTCCTTCAGAATGTGGCAACGATGTCCATCAAGAGAAGG GGGATGTTTGAGCCCTATCTGAAGAGTTTCTACATCCGCTCCACAGACCCAACCCAAATTAAAGTCCTCAAG CTGGAGGTTTTGACCAATTTGGCCAACGAGACAAATATATCCACCATCCTGAGAGAATTTCAG ACGTACATTAAAAGCAATGATAAGGACTTTGTGGCAGCCACCATCCAGGCCATCGGCCGCTGTGCCACCAACATTGGGGAGGTGAGGGACACCTGTCTCAACGGCCTGGTGCAGCTGCTCTCCAACCGCGATG AGTTAGTAGTGGCCGAGTCGGTGGTGGTGATTAAGAAGCTGCTGCAGATGCAGCCCGAGCAGCACAGTGACATCATCAAGCACATGGCCAAACTCACCGACAACATCCAG GTGCCCATGGCGCGGGCCAGTATCCTGTGGTTGATCGGGGAGTATTGCGAGCACGTTCCCAAGATCGCTCCGGATGTCCTGAGGAAGATGGCCAAGACCTTCACCAATGAGGAAGACATCGTCAAGCTGCAGATCATCAACCTGGCTGCCAAACTCTACCTGACCAACTCCAAACAG acAAAACTGCTCACTCAGTACGTGCTGAACCTGGCCAAGTACGACCAGAACTATGACATTCGCGACCGGGCACGCTTCATCCGCCAGCTCATCGTGCCCACTGACAAGAGTGGTGCCCTCAGCAAGTATGCCAAGAAGCTGTTCCTGGCCCTTAAGCCTGCGCCCGTCCTCGAATCTCCATTTAAAG ATCGAGACCACTTCCAGCTGGGCTCGTTGTCCCACCTACTGAATGCCAAGGCCGGCGGCTACCAGGTGCTGCCTGACTGGCCCGAGGCCGCCCCAGACCCCTCTGTGCGCAACGTGGAGGTGAAGGAGTCT GTTATTACGCTGCTTGAAAGAGTCACAACTTTAACCAGC GTGCCGGAGTGGACCAAGTGCAGCAGCCGTGAGAAAAGGAAAGAAAAGAAGGCGGACAAGCCATTCTACTCTGACTCGGAGGGCGAGTCTGGCCCGACCGAGTCTGCTGACAGTG CCTCAGACACAGCCAGCGGCTCAGAGAGTGGCAGTGGCAGTGAGGAGAGCGGCTCGGGATCCGAGAGTGAGGAGAGCAACGAGGAGTCTGAGTCTGCAAGCGATgaggacgaggaggaagaggggaagaagaaaaagaagaatgTGGAGAAGATCAAAGCAAGGAAACCAGTTCCAGAAAGTGAAAG TGAGCCGAGCAGTGGAGAGGATGTGAAGAAAAGTGAGAAGAAGAGCAAACCGCGGATTGGTAGCTCCGAGTCAGAATCCGAGGAGGACGACGATAGTGAGTCAGAGAGCAGcgagtcagaggaggaggagtcagaagaggagtcagaggaggagaCCAAGAAGAAAAAGAAG ACCACAGCATCTAAACCTCCATCCAAACCACCCAAAAAAGAGAacaagaaagaaaagaaagaaatgtCTCTGCTTGATTTTGATGACT TTGACCCCGCTCCATCTCCGTCTCAAGTCACGCCCCTCAACAACTTCCTGTCCAGCAGCCTAGTGACAGATCTGGAGGGCTTGTCCCTGACCGACAATGTTCTGTCCCCTACG ACCATCGTCCCATCCGGCAATCTGAAGACCTACGAGCTGCTCCACCGTATCACCGGCGAGGGCCTGTCAGTGGAGTACTGCTTCAGCCGCCAGCCGTTCAGCCCCGACCCGCACATGGTGGCAGTCAAAATCCAGTTCACCAACAGCGCCACCTCCGAGGCCAAGAGCCTGCACATGGAGGACGCCAAGTTGCAATCAGGCATGAGGATCAAAGAGTTCCCTGAGATCG AGGTGTTACCTGCTGGCGAGACTGTCAGCGTGGTGATGGGCATCGATTTCTGTGATTCCACACAGGCAGCCAACTTCCAGCTCTG CACTCACACCAGGAAGTTCTTTGTGTCGATCCAGCCACCGGTTGGAGAGCTGATGATGCCAATCTTTATGACAGAAAATGAGTTCAAAAAGGAGCAAG AGATGCTATTACAAAGTCTAG GTCAGTTGATGGGCATGAATGAGATCACAGAGAAGCTGACCCTGGAGGAGAAGTGTCAGGGCGAGCACGCTGTCGTTCAAAGGGTCACCACTGCCGCCAACCTCAGCCGAGTGCCCTGTGGCTCAGACAAGGAGTGCAG CCCTCCTGTACCTCCTCCCCCATTTCCGATTCACAGGTTCGCTGGGAAGACGGTGACCAGTGGCAGCCTTGTACTGGTCAGTGTGGTCACCAAAGAGGACGGGGCCGCCCAGCTGACGGTCAACTGTGAGAAAATGGTGATTGGCACGATGCTGGTCAAGGACATCCTTCAGGCCCTCACACAGTGA
- the LOC118396354 gene encoding AP-3 complex subunit beta-2 isoform X12: MSASSAFNDEKGGSSNVGEPEYGHDPASGGIFSSDYKRHDDLKEMLDSNKDSLKLEAMKRIVAMIARGKNASDLFPAVVKNVACKNIEVKKLVYVYLVRYAEEQQDLALLSISTFQRGLKDPNQLIRASALRVLSSIRVTIIVPIMMLAIKEAASDMSPYVRKTAAHAIPKLYSLDPEQKDCLIEVIEKLLADKTTLVAGSVVMAFEEVCPERIDLIHKNYRKLCNLLIDVEEWGQVVIINMLTRYARTQFLNPNMNESLLEEGGGEKAFYGSDNDDDTDDEEDKEEKEKKKTEATAIVKRKPYVMDPDHRLLLRNTKPLLQSRNAAVVMAVAQLYFHLAPKAEVGVIAKALVRLMRSHSEVQYVVLQNVATMSIKRRGMFEPYLKSFYIRSTDPTQIKVLKLEVLTNLANETNISTILREFQTYIKSNDKDFVAATIQAIGRCATNIGEVRDTCLNGLVQLLSNRDELVVAESVVVIKKLLQMQPEQHSDIIKHMAKLTDNIQVPMARASILWLIGEYCEHVPKIAPDVLRKMAKTFTNEEDIVKLQIINLAAKLYLTNSKQTKLLTQYVLNLAKYDQNYDIRDRARFIRQLIVPTDKSGALSKYAKKLFLALKPAPVLESPFKDRDHFQLGSLSHLLNAKAGGYQVLPDWPEAAPDPSVRNVEVPEWTKCSSREKRKEKKADKPFYSDSEGESGPTESADSASDTASGSESGSGSEESGSGSESEESNEESESASDEDEEEEGKKKKKNVEKIKARKPVPESESEPSSGEDVKKSEKKSKPRIGSSESESEEDDDSESESSESEEEESEEESEEETKKKKKTTASKPPSKPPKKENKKEKKEMSLLDFDDFDPAPSPSQVTPLNNFLSSSLVTDLEGLSLTDNVLSPTTIVPSGNLKTYELLHRITGEGLSVEYCFSRQPFSPDPHMVAVKIQFTNSATSEAKSLHMEDAKLQSGMRIKEFPEIEVLPAGETVSVVMGIDFCDSTQAANFQLCTHTRKFFVSIQPPVGELMMPIFMTENEFKKEQGQLMGMNEITEKLTLEEKCQGEHAVVQRVTTAANLSRVPCGSDKECRFAGKTVTSGSLVLVSVVTKEDGAAQLTVNCEKMVIGTMLVKDILQALTQ; the protein is encoded by the exons ATGATCGCCAGAGGGAAGAATGCCTCGGACCTCTTCCCAGCAGTGGTGAAGAATGTGGCCTGCAAGAACATCGAG gtgaagaagctggtCTATGTGTACCTGGTGCGCTATGCTGAGGAGCAGCAGGATCTGGCTCTGCTCTCCATTTCAACCTTTCAGAGAGGCCTGAAG gACCCTAACCAGTTGATCCGGGCCAGTGCTCTGCGTGTGCTCTCCAGCATCAGAGTCACCATTATTGTCCCTATCATGATGCTGGCCATCAAAGAGGCTGCCTCCGACATGTCCCCCTATGTGAGGAAGACGGCAGCTCACGCCATCCCCAAACTCTACAG cTTGGACCCAGAGCAGAAGGACTGTCTGATTGAGGTCATTGAGAAGCTCTTGGCTGATAAAACCACA CTAGTGGCAGGTAGTGTTGTCATGGCCTTTGAGGAGGTGTGTCCTGAGCGCATAGACCTGATCCATAAGAACTACCGTAAACTGTGTAACCTGCTGATCGACGTGGAGGAGTGGGGTCAGGTGGTCATCATCAACATGCTCACTCGCTACGCCCGGACGCAGTTCCTCAACCCCAACATGAAC gaATCCCTGTTGGAGGAGGGTGGTGGAGAGAAGGCCTTCTATGGCTCTGATAATGATGATGACACCGATGATGAGGAagacaaagaggagaaggagaagaagaagactgAGGCGACTGCCATTGTCAAGAGGAAGCCTTATGTGATGGACCCAGACCACCGGCTACTGTTGAGGAATACCAAGCCCCTACTGCAGAGTCGAAACGCAGCA gtGGTGATGGCTGTGGCTCAGCTATATTTCCACCTGGCACCCAAAGCGGAGGTAGGCGTCATTGCCAAGGCTCTGGTGCGCCTCATGAGGAGTCACAG TGAAGTGCAATATGTCGTCCTTCAGAATGTGGCAACGATGTCCATCAAGAGAAGG GGGATGTTTGAGCCCTATCTGAAGAGTTTCTACATCCGCTCCACAGACCCAACCCAAATTAAAGTCCTCAAG CTGGAGGTTTTGACCAATTTGGCCAACGAGACAAATATATCCACCATCCTGAGAGAATTTCAG ACGTACATTAAAAGCAATGATAAGGACTTTGTGGCAGCCACCATCCAGGCCATCGGCCGCTGTGCCACCAACATTGGGGAGGTGAGGGACACCTGTCTCAACGGCCTGGTGCAGCTGCTCTCCAACCGCGATG AGTTAGTAGTGGCCGAGTCGGTGGTGGTGATTAAGAAGCTGCTGCAGATGCAGCCCGAGCAGCACAGTGACATCATCAAGCACATGGCCAAACTCACCGACAACATCCAG GTGCCCATGGCGCGGGCCAGTATCCTGTGGTTGATCGGGGAGTATTGCGAGCACGTTCCCAAGATCGCTCCGGATGTCCTGAGGAAGATGGCCAAGACCTTCACCAATGAGGAAGACATCGTCAAGCTGCAGATCATCAACCTGGCTGCCAAACTCTACCTGACCAACTCCAAACAG acAAAACTGCTCACTCAGTACGTGCTGAACCTGGCCAAGTACGACCAGAACTATGACATTCGCGACCGGGCACGCTTCATCCGCCAGCTCATCGTGCCCACTGACAAGAGTGGTGCCCTCAGCAAGTATGCCAAGAAGCTGTTCCTGGCCCTTAAGCCTGCGCCCGTCCTCGAATCTCCATTTAAAG ATCGAGACCACTTCCAGCTGGGCTCGTTGTCCCACCTACTGAATGCCAAGGCCGGCGGCTACCAGGTGCTGCCTGACTGGCCCGAGGCCGCCCCAGACCCCTCTGTGCGCAACGTGGAG GTGCCGGAGTGGACCAAGTGCAGCAGCCGTGAGAAAAGGAAAGAAAAGAAGGCGGACAAGCCATTCTACTCTGACTCGGAGGGCGAGTCTGGCCCGACCGAGTCTGCTGACAGTG CCTCAGACACAGCCAGCGGCTCAGAGAGTGGCAGTGGCAGTGAGGAGAGCGGCTCGGGATCCGAGAGTGAGGAGAGCAACGAGGAGTCTGAGTCTGCAAGCGATgaggacgaggaggaagaggggaagaagaaaaagaagaatgTGGAGAAGATCAAAGCAAGGAAACCAGTTCCAGAAAGTGAAAG TGAGCCGAGCAGTGGAGAGGATGTGAAGAAAAGTGAGAAGAAGAGCAAACCGCGGATTGGTAGCTCCGAGTCAGAATCCGAGGAGGACGACGATAGTGAGTCAGAGAGCAGcgagtcagaggaggaggagtcagaagaggagtcagaggaggagaCCAAGAAGAAAAAGAAG ACCACAGCATCTAAACCTCCATCCAAACCACCCAAAAAAGAGAacaagaaagaaaagaaagaaatgtCTCTGCTTGATTTTGATGACT TTGACCCCGCTCCATCTCCGTCTCAAGTCACGCCCCTCAACAACTTCCTGTCCAGCAGCCTAGTGACAGATCTGGAGGGCTTGTCCCTGACCGACAATGTTCTGTCCCCTACG ACCATCGTCCCATCCGGCAATCTGAAGACCTACGAGCTGCTCCACCGTATCACCGGCGAGGGCCTGTCAGTGGAGTACTGCTTCAGCCGCCAGCCGTTCAGCCCCGACCCGCACATGGTGGCAGTCAAAATCCAGTTCACCAACAGCGCCACCTCCGAGGCCAAGAGCCTGCACATGGAGGACGCCAAGTTGCAATCAGGCATGAGGATCAAAGAGTTCCCTGAGATCG AGGTGTTACCTGCTGGCGAGACTGTCAGCGTGGTGATGGGCATCGATTTCTGTGATTCCACACAGGCAGCCAACTTCCAGCTCTG CACTCACACCAGGAAGTTCTTTGTGTCGATCCAGCCACCGGTTGGAGAGCTGATGATGCCAATCTTTATGACAGAAAATGAGTTCAAAAAGGAGCAAG GTCAGTTGATGGGCATGAATGAGATCACAGAGAAGCTGACCCTGGAGGAGAAGTGTCAGGGCGAGCACGCTGTCGTTCAAAGGGTCACCACTGCCGCCAACCTCAGCCGAGTGCCCTGTGGCTCAGACAAGGAGTGCAG GTTCGCTGGGAAGACGGTGACCAGTGGCAGCCTTGTACTGGTCAGTGTGGTCACCAAAGAGGACGGGGCCGCCCAGCTGACGGTCAACTGTGAGAAAATGGTGATTGGCACGATGCTGGTCAAGGACATCCTTCAGGCCCTCACACAGTGA